The Dethiosulfovibrio peptidovorans DSM 11002 nucleotide sequence AAGATCTGCCGGGAACCACGTTCATGACCCCCGGGAATACCTTACAATCTCCGACCGTTCCGACGGTCTTGAAGGCCGACTCCTCCTTGGCCAATCTTTCCACCGCCAGCACTATCTCGGAGGACGCCGCCAGGGCGTCCTTTCTCATATCCATGGGACAGGCTCCCGAGTGGGCCGACTCCCCTAGGATCTCCAGGAATAGCCTGGTTGGAGCGGCGATGGCCTCCACGACTCCTACGTCTATACCGGTTTGGTCCAGAAACGGCCCCTGTTCGATGTGAAGCTCGAAAAAAGCCTTCATGTCCGAGGGCAAAATTCTGGAACGATCCGCCTTTTCGGGTGAGAGGCCGAAATCTCTAAGGGCCTTGAAGACCGATATACCCTGATCGTCTCTGTGATCGAAGAAGTCCTTCAGGGACATATATCCCGTAACGGCCTTGCTGCCTACGTTCGATACCCCGAAACGGCTGGACTCCTCACCGGAAAAGACTATCACCTGAAGAGGGTTGACGTGGTCCGGACAACGTTCCGCCACGTCAAGGACGGCCCCCAGCCCCGCCGCTACTCCTAAGATACCGTCGAACTTACCTCCATCGGGCACTGTGTCTATGTGAGAACCTACCGCTATAGGAGGGGCACTGGGACGGCTCCCCCAACGGGTACCCTTTATGTTACCCACCTCGTCTATCTCGACCTGAAAACCGGTCTCGTGCATTATCTCCACCAATGTCTCCCTGGCCAGACGGTCTTTCTCGGTATATGCGATGCGTGAGACCCCTCCTGTCTCGGATTTGCCATGAGAGTTTATCCTTCTGACCGCATCGAGACAAAGATTAAACCCAGACTGCATAGAAACAGCCCCTTCCCATCTATGTATAGGCCTTTAGCATAGCACAAAGCCCCCTCTGAAAAAGGGGGCTTCGGCACGAGAAGGGCCTACCGTCAAGGATAGACGAGTTTTGGAAGAAAAGTAGAGATAGCCGGTATGTAGGTTATAATCAAAACCCCTGCCAGACTCACCAGTATGAACCGCATCACCGCAGGTATTATCTCCGACATGGGAAGCCCCGTAACTCCGCTGGCGACGAAGAGATTCAATCCGAAGGGAGGGGTAAAATTCCCTATGGATAGATTAGCCACCATAACTATACCGAGGTGAAGGGGATCTATTCCCATCTTCATGGCTATGGGGAAAAACAGAGGGGCAAGTATTATTATCGCGGCTATTCCTTCCATGAACATCCCCACCACCAGCAAAACGGCGTTTACTATTCCCAGAAACATCCATGGAGAAGTCACGTTGGAGACTACCATGGACGTTATCGCCTGAGGGATTCGGACGACTGTCAAAAACCATCCGAAGGTCTGAGCCGCAGCCACCAGAATAAGGACCTGAGCGCAGGTAATCGCCGAGCTGAGGCATACGTCGTAGAGGCCTTTGAGAGTTATCTCCCTGTATATGAATATACCCACGAAAAGGGCGTACACGACAGAGATACCCGCAGCCTCGGTAGGGGTGAATATGCCCATGTATATTCCGCCCAGGATTATGACCGGAACCATAAGGGACCAGACGGCCTGTTTGCTCTTTTCCCATATCTCCCTTCGGCTGGAGGGAGCGGACAAGGCCAGATTATGAGAGCGGGAGAAAAACCAGATATATATTATGCTCGCAAGTCCGTAGACGACACCGGCGCTGATTCCGGCCATGAAGAGAGATCCCACCGAGGTACCGGTGGCAGCCGCATATATTATCAGGGTTATGCTGGGAGGAATTATCAGCGCTACCGACCCCGCTGACGTTATCAAGCCTACGGAAAAACCTTTAGGATAACTTTCCCTGACCAGCTCGGGATACAGGAGTTTTCCCATGGCCACCACGGTGGCGGGGCTGGATCCGCAAAGAGCTCCGAATACCATACAGGTAGCCTGGGTGGTGTAGGCCAGCCCCCCCCTTGTGCTTCCGACCATGCTCTTGGTCCAGTCTAGGATACGTCTCGACAGTCCGCCCACGTCCATGACGTTCGCTGCAAAGATGAAAAAAGGCATGGACATGAGAGCGAACTTGTCTATTCCACCGAAAGCCTTCTGCACGATAACCATAGGCGGCATATGGGTGAAGAGAAGCACGCATATCAAGACAGCACCGTTCAGCGCTATGAAGATAGGGACGCTGCCGAAAAGTGCCGCCAGGAGGGTGCATATCAAGACAGTGGTCAAGTCAGTTCCCCCCTTCCGATCCTGCTGCTATCCGCTGTAGAAAACGCAGCGCCATAAGTCCAGATCCTATTGGAATGGCGGAGTAGACGATCCACATAGGTATCTCCAGAGCCGGGGATACCTGCCCCGACCTGAAATTAAAGGAGACTATCTGCACCCCGTAGACGGCCAGGAAGCCGCAAAACAAGGCGGAAACCAGGTAGATTACCCTGTCGACTAGTCCTCTACTCTTGTTAGAAAGCTTTCCGAGCAGGAAATCCATCCTTATGTGGGCTCCCCTTCTCACGCACAGGCTTCCTCCCACAAAGGTTATCCATATCATCAGATACTTTATAAGCTCTTCCGCCCAGCTGGTACTGGCGCTGAAGACGTAGCGCAAGGTAACGTTGACGAAAAGTATCAAAGCCGTCGCCAACAGGGCCATGGCACAAAAGCCCTCCTCCAGACGATCCAAAATCCTCATCATATCCATCCCCCGAGGTTTAAAAAAAGGGGCGAGAGGGATCCCTCCAGCCCCGAAAAGATTCTAAGATCCGATCAGTTCTTCCCCAATTCGTCGTAACAGGCGGAGAGAAGCTCTTTCATGGCATCGGTACTCGCGAACTGGTCGTGAACCGAGCGGCTCTTCTTCGAAAAAATCTCGTATTCCTCGTCGGTCAGCTCCGTGACGGATATTCCAGAGCTCTTTATCTCGTCCAGGTATTCCGCTTCCTTCTTGGCCTGGGCCTCTCTCTCAGCAAGTCTGGCCTCTTTCTCCGCCTGCAGTACAAGCTCTCTGGCGTCGTCGGGAAGACCGTCGAACCAGCCTTTGTTGGCCACGAATATATAGGCCAGGAAACCGTGGTTGCTCAATATCAACCTGTCCTGGACCTCGTAGAGCTTGTTCATCGCTATCGACTGGATCGGGTTTTCCTGCCCGTCGACAATCCCCTGCTGAAGGGCGTTATAAAGTTCTGCATATTCTATTGGAATGGGGTTAGCTCCCCAGGCTTTATACTGGGCGATCAGGAGGGGAGATGGCATGACTCTCATCTTGACTCCCTTGAAGTCCTCCGGAGTGTGGATATCGATACCCTTAGTAGTGAACTGCTTAAAACCAGAGGCCCAAAGCCCTAAAGAGACCAGCCCTTTGGGCTCGGTGAACTCGTAAAAACGCCGTCCGACCGGGCCGTCCATCACCCGATAAAGTTCATCGGTGGAAGGCCATAGAAAGGGAAAATCTATTATCTGAAGCTCCTCCACGAAAGGAGTCAGCACAGAGACGGGCTGTATGGTTATATCGAGGGTCCCCATTTGGGCTGACTCGGTCTGCTCTCTCATGGACCCCATCTGCATGGAGGGAAATATCTGAACCTCCATCTTTCCGCCCGATCTATCCTCCACGATGGCCTTGAAGGTCTCGGCGCCGATATCCTCCGGGCTACCCGTCGGCTGATTATGGCTCAGACGTATCGTCATCTTCGGATAGTCGGCCGCAAAAGCCGCCGTAGAGGCGATTGCGATGAAACAAACGAAAAGTGCCGTTACCAAACGTCTCATTGTCTATACCTCCGTTACACAGATTGAGTCTAGTAAACCTAGAATTCCTGAAGTTTATCAGAGAGAGCGATTCCTTGCAACCGATCGCACCAAAGATAAACCGTCTAAGGCCGCTTGGACTTCTGCCTCTTTAATCGATCTTCCTCTTCCAGAGCTCAGAAGTACCCCCGAGACATATAGTTCCACCTCAAAACTGGGACTGTGAGGAGGTCCCTCTCGAGACATGATCCTGTATTCCGGCAAAGGCTCCCCTTTTATCTGAAGGATCTGTTGGAGCTCCGACTTGGGATCGATGGACGAGTTTCCGTCCTGTATATAATCTCCCTTTTCGAACAGAAAATCCAGATAGCGGTTCACCACCGATTCCGCCATATCGTATCCTCCGTCCATATAGACGGCTCCGAAGATAGCCTCTATCGCGTCGGCGTGCATGGAGGAAAGATCACAACCCTCCCCCTTTTTCCTCAGACCCCGGTTGACCCTGAGAATCCCCGAGAGCCCCAGTGCCTCCGCCCACGTCAAAAGAGCTTCCTTACGGACCAACCGGGCCCTGAGCCTGGTCAGCCCTCCTTCGTCCATATCCTTCATCGCCCTGAAAAGTCTCGTCGAGGTAGCCAACTCCAAAACCGCATCTCCCAGGAACTCCAGTCTCTCGTTCCAAGAACGAAGCCCTGACTCATGGGCGTAGGACGAATGAGTCAGGGCTTCACGGAGCAGTTCTATATCGGTGAAGCTGTATCCCAGACGGTCCTGAATCAGAGAAAGGTTATTTTCCCATTTCCGTCCGTACATGAGGTTATCAGTCGGAAAAACGCTGGATAGCCAGGACGCCGTTGTGTCCACCGAAGCCGAAGCTATTTACCAGGAACCTGTCCACCTTGGCCTCGGTCGTCTCGGTTATGACGTTCACGTCGCAATCCGGATCCTTCTGGTCGAGATTGAGGGTCGGATGTACGATACCTTCCTCAACGGACTGAAGTGCCGCTACGGTCTCTAGAGCTCCCGCCGCTCCGAGGCAATGACCTATCATGGACTTAGTGGAGTTGACCATCACACGATCGGTTGACTCGCCGAACAGGTTTCGTATGGCGATGGACTCGACCTTGTCGTTGAGGGGGGTCGAGGTTCCGTGAGCGTTTATCAGATCGACCTGATCGACGGACCAACCGGCCTGATCCATGGCTATCTTCATAGCCCTTATGGCTCCCTTTCCCTCAGGATCCGGGGCGGTGATATGGCCGGCATCGCAGGTGGAACCATAGCCGACTACCTCACCGTAGATATGGGCTCCCCTGGCCTTCGCGCTCTCCAGGGTCTCCAGGACCAGAACCCCCGCGCCCTCTCCGATGACGAAACCGTCCCTGTCCTTGTCAAAAGGACGGCTTGCCCTCTCGGGCTCATCGTTTCTGGTGGAGAGAGCCTTCATGGCTGCGAAGCCTGCCACACAGATGGAACGAAGGGCGACCTCGGTTCCACCGCAGAGCATGACGTCTGCGTCGCCTCTCTCTATAGTCCTGGTAGCCTCTCCGATACTGTGTATCGAGGTGGCACAGGCGGTCACGACGCACATGTTTGGACCTTTGGCCTGATGCCTGATGGCCACGTATGCGGCGGACATATTTCCTATCATCATGGGGATGAAGAAGGGACTAACCCTCTTGGGTCCCTTGGTCATCATGGTCTGGAAACTATCGAAACAGGTTTCGATTCCACCCTGTCCGGAACCGATATAAACACCGAATCTATTGGAGTCAAGGTCCTCCGCTTTGAGACCGGCGTCTTCCATGGCCATATCCGAAGCAGCCACGGCGAACTGGATGACCCTGTCGGATCTTTTAGCCTCCTTCTTGGGAAGCCACTGGGTCGGATCGAAGTCTTTTACCTCCGCTCCGACCTGAACCGAGAACTCCGAGGCATCGAAGCACGTTATAGCGCCGACACCGTTCTTTCCCTCTTTAAGAGCCTGCCAATATGCCTCTCTACCGTTGGCTATGGGACTGACGACCCCTAGCCCGGTGATAACGACTCGTCTGTCTTTCAAAGGATGTCCACTCCTTACGGCGCAGGGGAGTTCACAACACTCTAACTCTCGCCTCGCCATGATTTGAGCGAGAGGGGCGGTTGACCGCCCCTCTCCGGATCGAAAACGGGAGTATTCTACCCCTCGATTCCGAGTTTGTTGCTGGCGTAGTCGATAGCTTCACCTACACTGGTGAGTTTCTCCGCGTCCTCATCGGGGATCTCGATGTCGAACTCCTCCTCGATTCCCATGATGAGCTCGACGATGTCGAGGGAGTCAGCTCCCAGGTCCTCGACGAAGGAGGCCTCGGGTTTAATCTGCTCCTCCTCCACGTCAAGACGATCTATGATGATCTCCTTAAGGCGGGCAAGTACTTCATCTCTCTTCATGGCAACGTCACCTCCCTTCGTCAGATTCAGGATCAAACCATGGTCATTCCGCCATCGACGGCTATGACCTGACCGTTGATATACGAGGCATCTTCCGAGACCAGGAAGGCCACCACCTTGGCGACGTCTTCAACTGTCCCGGCACGACCGGCTGGCACGGATTTCAACATTTCCTCTTTCACCGACTCCGGAAGGACATCGGTCATATCGGTGGCGATGAATCCGGGAGCCACGGCGTTGACCGTTATTCCCCTCTGAGCGTACTCTCTTGCTATGCTCTTGGTCAAGCCTATTATACCCGCCTTCGAGGCGCAATAATTAGCCTGTCCAGGGTTGCCTATAAGCCCAACCACCGAGGCCATGTTCACTATCCGACCCCAGCGTCCTTTCGCCATTCCCTTGACTCCGTCTTTGGAACAAAGGTATGCGGACTTAAGGTTTCCGTCTATTACGGCGTCCCAATCGGATTCCTTCATCCTCATGAGGAGGCCGTCTCTGGTTATTCCGGCGTTGTTCACCAGTACATCCACTGGATCGAACGCTTTAGAGATGGTTTTGAAGAGCTCCTTTACCTGATCGGGATCGGAAACGTCGGCTCTGACGGCCATAGCCTCTCCTCCCAAGTCGAAAATGTTTTTCACGACCTCGTCGGCCGCCTCGGATGAACTTCTGTAGTTCACCACTACCCTCAGACCTCTAGAAGCAAGCTCAAGGGCGATGGCTTTTCCTATTCCTCTGGCTCCACCGGTAATCAAGGCAACTCTGCCGTTCTCGGGCATTTTATTTATCCTCCTCGAGAAAGTCAACGACTTTATCCAAATCCTCGGCAGAACCTATCGAGAGAGTCTTGCTTCCCTTGACGCATTTCTTAGCCAGCCCCGCCAAGACCTTCCCAGGACCGAGCTCCAAAAAGGTAGAAACTCCCGCATCGGACATGTACCTCATGCTCTCCACCCACCGGACCGGACTGTAGGTCTGTCGATACAATCCGGCTCTGATATCCTCCACCGAGGTAACAGGCGAAGCGGACACGTTCGCTACAAGAGGACAGGAAGATTCGGACCAGCTGCAACGTTCCATCTCCTTGGACAACTCGTCCGCCACGTCGGTCATAAGTCGACAGTGAAACGGAGCACTGACGTTCAAGGGGATAGCTCTCTTGGCTCCAGCCTCCTTGGCAGCTTCGATCGCCTTAGCCACCGAGTCGGAATCCCCGGATATCACGACCTGACCGGGAGAGTTGAAGTTGGCCGCCTCGCACACCTTGTCTCCGTCGAACCTGGAACAGATATCCCTAACGTCCGAATCCTTCAGGCCGAGGATCGCCGCCATAGCTCCCTCTCCCTCCGGGACAGCCTTTTGCATCAGACGGCCTCTGGCGTTGACCAATCGGACGCCATCGGCTAGAGATAGAGTTCCCGACGCGACCAAGGCAGAATACTCCCCTAAGCTGTGTCCCGCTACAAAGTCGGGGCTAAGGACTATCCCATTGTCCTCGGTCAAGGCCCTGAAAAAGGCCAGACTGACCGTAAGCAATGCCGGCTGGGTATACTCCGTCAATGTCAGTTTTTCCTCGGGGCCTTCGAATATGATGGAACTAAGAGAGAAACCCAGGGCCTCGTCGGCCTCGTCGAAAACCCTGCGAGCAGCGGGGAAGCTCTCGTATAAATCCCTGCCCATTCCGACGGATTGAGCTCCCTGGCCGGGGAACAAAAGCGCGAATCTCTTCATACTCATACGGCTACAGCTCCTCTCCAGGCCGTTATTTTACCGATCCCAGTCTAGATAGGACCTCCTCGGCCTCTCTACATATCTCCTCGATTATCTCGGACGCCGGCTGTATCCTAGATACCATCGCAGCGATCTGACCGGCCATGACCGACCCGAAATCGACGTCACCATCTACCACAGCGGCTCTAAGCTTGCCTGCACCCAATGCCTCGATATCCTCTACGGACGCACCGGATATCTCCATGTGGTCGAACTGAGAAGTGAGTTTGTTTCTTATACATCTAACAGGATGTCCGGTAGGACGTCCCGTCACGGCGGAGCTTCTGTCCTTGCGTTTAAGATGGCGCGCTTGTAATTTTCGTGAACCCTGCACTCGGAAGCACAGACGAAACGAGTTCCGATCTGAACCCCTTCTGCCCCGAGGGCGAAGGCTGCGGCCATGCCTCTTCCGTCGGCTATTCCTCCGGCGGCTATCACAGGTATGTCTACCGCGTCTACCACCAAAGGAGTCGCCACCATCGTGGTCAGCTCTCCTATGTGGCCTCCTGCTTCGCATCCTTCTACTATCACGGCATCGGCCCCCTGTCTCTCTACTCTTCGAGCCAAAGCGGTCGTGGGCACCACCGGAACTACCTTCGTTCCCAACGGCTTCAGGCGTTCCAGGACCTTTCCCGGACTCCCCGCACCAGTGGTGGCCACGGGGACCCGATTTGCCGCCGCCACCTCTATGGCATCCGACGCGGTGGGAGACATCAACATTATATTGACCCCGAAAGGACGATCGGTAAGGGTGCGCACCTTTTTAAGCTCCTTATCCAGAAGCTCCGGAGGCATACTGGCAGCGGCGATAATACCGAGTCCTCCGCCGTTGCTTACGGCAGCGGCCAACTCGGCCTCGGCAACCCAGGCCATTCCACCCTGGACTATGGGGCAGTCAATTCCAAGAAGCTCGGTAACCCTTTTACCAAGTCTCATGTCTCTCACCTCACGCCTCGTATATAAAGGCACCGTAGGTCATTCCGGCACCGAAACTGGTAATCAATACCTTCTGTCCGCTGTTACAGGTTATACTGCCACCCTCGTAAGCTTCATTCAAAGCCAGAAAAACCGAGGCGGCAGAGGTATTTCCATATCTTTCCAGGTTATTGATCGCCCTGTCCTCCGAGACCCCGAGCCGTTTGAGGACTCCCTCCATGATCCTGCGGTTTGCCTGATGAAATATCCAACGATCGATATCGGAGGGAGACATGCCGGCATCGGAGCATACGTCCTTAAGATATCCTGGAAGAACTCTCTGGGTAAACTTAAAAACATCGTTCCCCTTCATCGATACGAAATGTTTTTTCTCCGCCAATGTATCTCTACTGGCAGGAAGGGAAGACAGCCCTCCAGGAAGGGTTATATAGTCCCACTTGGTCCCGTCAGACTTCATATCGCAAACCATAACTCCGGGATCTTCCTTTTCTCCCGCCTCCAGCATGACTGCGCCAGCTCCGTCTCCGAAAAGCACGCAGGTGGTCCGATCCTCCCAGTCTATCAATCTGGATAAAACCTCTACACCGCACACCAGCACCCTGTTCCAGAGGCCTGAGGCTATCCCTGAAGACGCCACGGATAGAGAGTAGACAGAACCGGTACATCCGGACTGGACGTCGAAGGCCCCTGCCTTGGACGCACCTATGGCTCCCTGAACCCTGGCAGCTACGCTGGGAAAAAGGGTGTCCGGAGAGTTTGTGGCAACTACAACCATGTCTATGGAGTCGACATCCACTCCGGATCTATCGATAGCCTGTCTACAGGCGGCGATGGCCAGATCGCTGGCGTTTTCGTCCTTGGAAGCTATTCTGCGTTCCCTTATGCCGGTCCTCTCCACTATCCATTCGTTGCTGGTATCGACTATCCTCGCCAATTCATCGTTATCCATCACTCTCTCCGGAACCGCCATCCCGGTTGCCACCAGACGGACGGATCGTCCCTGAAGCAACGCCATCAAACGTCCTCCTCTCCAGGCAGGAGATCGGTTATCTCCTCTTTGATCTTACTGACCCCGTTCTTCAACACAAAATCCCTGGCTACACCGAGAGCGCTCGTTATGGCGGGAGCTTTGGAACGACCGTGGGCTTTGATTACCGCTCCGTTGACGCCCAAAAGAGGCGTTCCACCGAACCTCTGATAATCGAATCGATGCTGCAGATCCTTGAGCATCGGAAGAAAGAACACAAGCCCCATCTTGGCCAGGATCCTTTTATCGACCTCGTTTTTCAATATTTTAAGAGCCAGCTCTCCAAGCCCCTCAAAGGACTTCAACATAACGTTGCCGGAAAATCCATCGCATACGACTACGTCGGCATGACCGAATGGAACTCCGTTTCCCTCGATATATCCGCCAAAGTCGACATGGGAGTTTTCCACAAGCATGGCCCTAGCCTCGGATATAACCTCGTCTCCCTTGATCTCCTCGGAACCGTTGGAGAGAAGCCTCACGTCAGGCTGGCTCACTCCCACCATATGTTTCATGAACAAGGACCCCATAACGGCAAACTGAGACAAGTTGATAGGCTTGCACCTTATGGTCGCACCTACGTCTATCAGAAGAGTAGGCTTCTCCAGAGTGGGCAAGACCACGCCCAAACCAGGACGATCTATACCGGATATCCTCCCGACCACCAGGACCCCTCCGGCGACTATGGCCCCGGTATTGCCTGCGGAGATACATCCTCCGGCCTCACCGGAACGAACCATCTCCATGGCCAAGCGAAGACTTGAACGCCTTTTAGATCTTATAGCCCTGGCGGGGGACTCGTCCATGGATATGGACTCCTCCGCACTTACTATATGCAGCCGGCCTTTTATGGAGGTCTCGACCGAATCTATGGCCGAGCCTATCCGGTCGGTGTCGCCCACAAGGGCTATATCGAGATCGGGAAATTTCCGACAGGCCTCTATGGCTCCGAGACAGTTCTCAGCGGGACCGTAGTCCCCTCCCATTGCATCAAGCGCCAGTATCAAGCCTCTCACCTCTTACCTTTCTCTCAGCCTCTGAATCTAGCGCCACTACGATGTACCGACCGACGAAAATTTCCTTTTCGCCGACCCTGGTTCTGACGCTGACTATGTATTTATTTCCCTTATGGACACCGACCTTGGCCCTTGCCATAAGGACATCCCCCACTTTGGCGGGGGCCTTGAACCTACCTCTGATGGATCCAACTATGACCATGTCGGCTCCGACCACGGCGATAGCCAAGGAGGATGCTTGTGCGTATATGTAATGGTCCCAGATATATTCCGTGTGTCTGAAGGCCATCTCCTGCCTGGTCTTGAGAACCGACAGAGCCCAGTGGTTCGGTTCCAGCTCCAGAAGATCTCCTATGAACTCTTCCTGTTTGAGAGACCTCAACTTGCTCGTAGCCTGCTCCGCCATACGTCTGGTTCTCTCTCTGAGCTCCGGAACCCCCAGAAGGATCCTGTCGAGACGAACGGTGCTTACGCTGACATCCAAAGTAGAAGCCAGCTCCTCGTCGGACAAAAGAGGATTCTGTCTTATAAGCTGGGACAGCCGTTCGTGTCGCATCTTACGGTTTATCGAACGTGCCACGGTGCCCCCTCCCTTATCACTTGGTCCTAACATCAGATTTGAATACCAGGCAAGTATAGGAATTTTTATCCTTCCGGTCAAGGGCAAACCTTATAAAAAAAGGGGGACGGGAAAATCCCGCCCCCCTTTTTTATCTTCGCCTCTTTGCTAGGCTTCCTTGTCCGCTGCGACCTCGATAGCCTTACGGCCTCTATAATAACCGCACTCGGGACAGGCATGGTAGTTCTGGATAGTCTCGCCACAGTGAGGACAGGCCGTCAGACCTGGCATCTCGAGACGTCCAAGCCACTGAGCCTTCCTGTTATGAGTCCTGCGATGAGATACCCTTGACTTTGGAGTTGCCATCGATTTTCCCTCCTTTACCTGAAGAGCTGCCGAACTTATCGGCTAAAATTTGGAATCGGGGATCCGCCGCCTCTCCCTCTTCCCTCGTAGTACTGGGCCCGATCGGATCACACCCCTCGGGACAAACCGGGTAAAGGGGCATGGAGACGACGAAACACTCCCAAAGGTCGCCGGAGATGTCGATGGTTTTCCCGATCTGAGGCAACGATTTTATCACCTCGTCAAGTTCGACATCTTCCGACTCTTCTTCGTCGGGCTGCGACACATAACAATACTCGAAATTCTCCTCTATTGCAACCTCCAGAGGGGAGAGACAACGAGAACATTCCGTTTCGACCCTAAAGGAGAGCCGGAGAGATATCCTGACCGCTCCATCGTTCCGTACTGTCCTAGCCGAAATTTCGACGGGAGACACACATCGATAGGAGCCTCCCCCGAGCTTTATGAGATCCTGAAAATTCAGAGACCAGTTTTTCTCGGATGGCAGAAGCGGTTCTTCCGGAACATCCACAAAGAATCGCCAATTCTCCGGCGGGCTATCGCGGAAAACCAAAAGGACCGCCTCCTGAATTTAACAGGACACCAGTTTTTTGGTGTCTCTCGCTATCACGAGTTCCTCGTTGGTAGGTATCACCATGACCTTGACTTTGGAGTCGTCTGAGCTGATGATCCTTTCCTCGCCCCTGAAATCGTTCTTGCTTTTGTCCACCGACGCACCCAAGAACCCTAGATTCTCCGTGACGGTCTCCCTTATGGCCTTGCAGTTCTCTCCGATACCGGCGGTAAATACGATGGCGTCCACGCCTCCC carries:
- the fabF gene encoding beta-ketoacyl-ACP synthase II; protein product: MKDRRVVITGLGVVSPIANGREAYWQALKEGKNGVGAITCFDASEFSVQVGAEVKDFDPTQWLPKKEAKRSDRVIQFAVAASDMAMEDAGLKAEDLDSNRFGVYIGSGQGGIETCFDSFQTMMTKGPKRVSPFFIPMMIGNMSAAYVAIRHQAKGPNMCVVTACATSIHSIGEATRTIERGDADVMLCGGTEVALRSICVAGFAAMKALSTRNDEPERASRPFDKDRDGFVIGEGAGVLVLETLESAKARGAHIYGEVVGYGSTCDAGHITAPDPEGKGAIRAMKIAMDQAGWSVDQVDLINAHGTSTPLNDKVESIAIRNLFGESTDRVMVNSTKSMIGHCLGAAGALETVAALQSVEEGIVHPTLNLDQKDPDCDVNVITETTEAKVDRFLVNSFGFGGHNGVLAIQRFSD
- a CDS encoding TRAP transporter small permease, whose translation is MDMMRILDRLEEGFCAMALLATALILFVNVTLRYVFSASTSWAEELIKYLMIWITFVGGSLCVRRGAHIRMDFLLGKLSNKSRGLVDRVIYLVSALFCGFLAVYGVQIVSFNFRSGQVSPALEIPMWIVYSAIPIGSGLMALRFLQRIAAGSEGGN
- a CDS encoding M20 family metallo-hydrolase, with product MQSGFNLCLDAVRRINSHGKSETGGVSRIAYTEKDRLARETLVEIMHETGFQVEIDEVGNIKGTRWGSRPSAPPIAVGSHIDTVPDGGKFDGILGVAAGLGAVLDVAERCPDHVNPLQVIVFSGEESSRFGVSNVGSKAVTGYMSLKDFFDHRDDQGISVFKALRDFGLSPEKADRSRILPSDMKAFFELHIEQGPFLDQTGIDVGVVEAIAAPTRLFLEILGESAHSGACPMDMRKDALAASSEIVLAVERLAKEESAFKTVGTVGDCKVFPGVMNVVPGRSSLKVDIRGIDGKSIDRVFDGLLKEMERISASRNVEIKKKVISRGEPVVLDGRLRWLLGQVCEDMEIGWTDMPSGAGHDAMYVASVIPTAMIFVPCVGGISHSSEEKVEIGRIRPGYRALVEVIYRLVTKDR
- the fabD gene encoding ACP S-malonyltransferase, whose protein sequence is MSMKRFALLFPGQGAQSVGMGRDLYESFPAARRVFDEADEALGFSLSSIIFEGPEEKLTLTEYTQPALLTVSLAFFRALTEDNGIVLSPDFVAGHSLGEYSALVASGTLSLADGVRLVNARGRLMQKAVPEGEGAMAAILGLKDSDVRDICSRFDGDKVCEAANFNSPGQVVISGDSDSVAKAIEAAKEAGAKRAIPLNVSAPFHCRLMTDVADELSKEMERCSWSESSCPLVANVSASPVTSVEDIRAGLYRQTYSPVRWVESMRYMSDAGVSTFLELGPGKVLAGLAKKCVKGSKTLSIGSAEDLDKVVDFLEEDK
- a CDS encoding TRAP transporter large permease; amino-acid sequence: MTTVLICTLLAALFGSVPIFIALNGAVLICVLLFTHMPPMVIVQKAFGGIDKFALMSMPFFIFAANVMDVGGLSRRILDWTKSMVGSTRGGLAYTTQATCMVFGALCGSSPATVVAMGKLLYPELVRESYPKGFSVGLITSAGSVALIIPPSITLIIYAAATGTSVGSLFMAGISAGVVYGLASIIYIWFFSRSHNLALSAPSSRREIWEKSKQAVWSLMVPVIILGGIYMGIFTPTEAAGISVVYALFVGIFIYREITLKGLYDVCLSSAITCAQVLILVAAAQTFGWFLTVVRIPQAITSMVVSNVTSPWMFLGIVNAVLLVVGMFMEGIAAIIILAPLFFPIAMKMGIDPLHLGIVMVANLSIGNFTPPFGLNLFVASGVTGLPMSEIIPAVMRFILVSLAGVLIITYIPAISTFLPKLVYP
- the acpP gene encoding acyl carrier protein, encoding MKRDEVLARLKEIIIDRLDVEEEQIKPEASFVEDLGADSLDIVELIMGIEEEFDIEIPDEDAEKLTSVGEAIDYASNKLGIEG
- the fabG gene encoding 3-oxoacyl-[acyl-carrier-protein] reductase → MPENGRVALITGGARGIGKAIALELASRGLRVVVNYRSSSEAADEVVKNIFDLGGEAMAVRADVSDPDQVKELFKTISKAFDPVDVLVNNAGITRDGLLMRMKESDWDAVIDGNLKSAYLCSKDGVKGMAKGRWGRIVNMASVVGLIGNPGQANYCASKAGIIGLTKSIAREYAQRGITVNAVAPGFIATDMTDVLPESVKEEMLKSVPAGRAGTVEDVAKVVAFLVSEDASYINGQVIAVDGGMTMV
- the rnc gene encoding ribonuclease III; this translates as MDTTASWLSSVFPTDNLMYGRKWENNLSLIQDRLGYSFTDIELLREALTHSSYAHESGLRSWNERLEFLGDAVLELATSTRLFRAMKDMDEGGLTRLRARLVRKEALLTWAEALGLSGILRVNRGLRKKGEGCDLSSMHADAIEAIFGAVYMDGGYDMAESVVNRYLDFLFEKGDYIQDGNSSIDPKSELQQILQIKGEPLPEYRIMSREGPPHSPSFEVELYVSGVLLSSGRGRSIKEAEVQAALDGLSLVRSVARNRSL
- a CDS encoding TRAP transporter substrate-binding protein, with amino-acid sequence MRRLVTALFVCFIAIASTAAFAADYPKMTIRLSHNQPTGSPEDIGAETFKAIVEDRSGGKMEVQIFPSMQMGSMREQTESAQMGTLDITIQPVSVLTPFVEELQIIDFPFLWPSTDELYRVMDGPVGRRFYEFTEPKGLVSLGLWASGFKQFTTKGIDIHTPEDFKGVKMRVMPSPLLIAQYKAWGANPIPIEYAELYNALQQGIVDGQENPIQSIAMNKLYEVQDRLILSNHGFLAYIFVANKGWFDGLPDDARELVLQAEKEARLAEREAQAKKEAEYLDEIKSSGISVTELTDEEYEIFSKKSRSVHDQFASTDAMKELLSACYDELGKN